The Sinorhizobium fredii USDA 257 region AAAGCCCGCAACGAACGGGCCTGCGCGCTTGACTCGCCGTTCAGGAATGTGAATGGAGAGGAAAAGACGGGTGGAGTAAGAAAGTTGGCGGTCAGCGCCCGCATTCGCTCGGATACCAAGAGAGCAGATAGCGATGGGCCGAAAATCGCCGGTCGAGATCCAGGGAAGGGCACTCCTGATGAACATTGCATTCACGTTCCCCGGTCAGGGCAGCCAGGCTGTCGGCATGGGCAAGGACCTGGCCGAAGCGTTTCCGGAGGCCGCTGCCGTCTTCGCCGAGGTCGATGACGCGCTCGGCGAGAAGCTTTCCGACATCATGTGGAACGGACCGGAGGAAACTCTGACGCTCACGGCGAACGCCCAACCGGCGCTGATGGCGGTTTCCATGGCAGTGATCCGGGTGCTCGAATCGCAGGGGCTCGATCTCAGGAGCAAGATCTCCTTCGTCGCCGGTCATTCGCTCGGCGAGTATTCGGCGCTCTGTGCCGCCGGAACCTTTTCGCTCGGCGATACGGCTCGGCTGCTCCGCATTCGCGGCAATGCGATGCAGGCGGCCGTCCCGGTCGGCAAGGGTGCGATGGCCGCGATCATCGGCCTGGAACATGACGATGTCGAAGCGGTCTGTCGCGAAGCGTCGTCGCTCGGCGCCTGCCAGATCGCCAACGACAACGGCGGCGGACAGCTGGTGATCTCGGGCGAGAAGCAGGCGGTCGAAAAGGCCGCCGCACTCGCTTCGGAAAGGGGCGCCAAGCGCGCCCTGATGCTGCCGGTCTCGGCTCCCTTCCATTCCGCCCTGATGGCGCCTGCCGCTGAAGCCATGCGCGAAGCCCTTTCGACTGTCGAGAAGCGTGATCCGGTCGTGCCGGTCGTCGCGAACATCCTGGCCGCCCCGGTGAGCGACGCCGGCGAGATCGTCAGATTGCTCGTCGAGCAGGTGACTGGCCAGGTGCGCTGGCGCGAAACCGTTCAGTGGTTCGCCGCCAATGATGTGACGACTCTCTATGAGATCGGTTCGGGCAAGGTGCTGACCGGTCTCGCCCGACGGATCGACAAGAACGTCAACGGCATTGCCGTCAATACCCCTGCCGATATCGACGCGGCGCTTGCCGCCCTTCTGGCCTGAACGCCCCAATCAAGCGCCCATTATTAAGGGAGAAATCCATGTTCGATCTTTCCGGCCGCAAGGCTCTCGTCACCGGCGCATCCGGCGGCATCGGCGAGGAAATCGCCCGCATGCTGCACGCCCAGGGGGCCATTGTCGGCCTCCACGGCACCCGCGTCGAGAAGCTCGAGGCACTTGCCAATACACTTGGCGAGCGCGTCCAGATCTTCCCGGCAAATCTTTCCGATCGTGCCGAAGTCAAGGCGCTCGGCGAGAAGGCGGAGACCGAACTCGGCGGCGTGGACATCCTCGTCAACAACGCCGGCATCACCAAGGACGGCCTTTTCGTCCGGATGAGCGACGATGACTGGGACAATGTCCTGGAGGTCAACCTAACGGCCGTCTTCCGGCTGACCCGTGAGCTGACGCATCCGATGATGCGCCGGCGCTTCGGCCGCATCGTCAACATCACCTCCGTCGTCGGCGTGACCGGCAATCCGGGCCAGGCCAACTACTGCGCGTCGAAGGCTGGCATGATCGGTTTCTCCAAGTCGCTCGCCCAGGAAATCGCCACCCGCAACGTCACCGTCAACTGCGTTGCCCCAGGCTTCATCGAAAGTGCGATGACGGGAAAGCTCAACGAGAAGCAGAAGGAAGGCATCATGGCGGCGATCCCGATGCGCCGGATGGGAAGCGGTGCCGAAGTCGCCTCCGCCGTCGCGTATCTCGCTTCCAGCGAAGCGGGATACGTCACCGGACAGACCATTCACGTCAATGGCGGCATGGCGATGATCTGACCTGCGGTTTTCGGCGGCCGGGTGATGCAACCCGCGACCTGCCGCCGGACGCTCGCGCAACGCCTTTGCGCGTGGATGCCAAATGCCTGAAATTCAATGTTGAGCAAGCGAATGTCGGGCATTTTCGGACTTTGCGGCAGACTTAAACCGTGTTAATCGGGCCATGACTGTGCGCAGTCGACCGGTCCGGCCAGGTGGTCCGGCAGCCTCTGCTGCCACGGGTTTCCGCGGTTTTCGGTTGAATGGATTGCTCGGTGGGCCATCTTGGTCTATCAGGCGTGAATGAGTACCGGCGCCAAAAATGGCGCCGCAGAGAAAACGAAGGTCGAGGAACTCCGACATGAGCGATATCGCAGAACGCGTGAAGAAAATTGTTATTGATCATCTTGGCGTCGATGCCGAAAAAGTGAGCGAAGGCGCAAGCTTCATCGATGACCTCGGCGCGGACTCGCTCGACACGGTCGAACTGGTCATGGCTTTCGAAGAGGAATTCGGCGTCGAGATCCCGGACGACGCGGCGGATTCGATCCTGACCGTCGGCGACGCCGTCAAGTTCATCGAGAAGGCCCAGGCCTAATCGTTGCTGCGGCCTCGAGGCCGCCGGCGGGCCGCAACTCGCGGCCCGTACAGCCCGGGGGATGTGGGCTGGCCCGCCTTAATTGCGGGTCGCGATCAGCAAAGCGCTCCCGCCTTTCCCTCTGATCGTCAAAGCTGCAAGGGATGCAGGGATCGGGCTCGTCGCATGCGTTCCGGTTCGGCTCCGGAATGGAACAATCA contains the following coding sequences:
- the fabD gene encoding ACP S-malonyltransferase — translated: MNIAFTFPGQGSQAVGMGKDLAEAFPEAAAVFAEVDDALGEKLSDIMWNGPEETLTLTANAQPALMAVSMAVIRVLESQGLDLRSKISFVAGHSLGEYSALCAAGTFSLGDTARLLRIRGNAMQAAVPVGKGAMAAIIGLEHDDVEAVCREASSLGACQIANDNGGGQLVISGEKQAVEKAAALASERGAKRALMLPVSAPFHSALMAPAAEAMREALSTVEKRDPVVPVVANILAAPVSDAGEIVRLLVEQVTGQVRWRETVQWFAANDVTTLYEIGSGKVLTGLARRIDKNVNGIAVNTPADIDAALAALLA
- the fabG gene encoding 3-oxoacyl-[acyl-carrier-protein] reductase yields the protein MFDLSGRKALVTGASGGIGEEIARMLHAQGAIVGLHGTRVEKLEALANTLGERVQIFPANLSDRAEVKALGEKAETELGGVDILVNNAGITKDGLFVRMSDDDWDNVLEVNLTAVFRLTRELTHPMMRRRFGRIVNITSVVGVTGNPGQANYCASKAGMIGFSKSLAQEIATRNVTVNCVAPGFIESAMTGKLNEKQKEGIMAAIPMRRMGSGAEVASAVAYLASSEAGYVTGQTIHVNGGMAMI
- a CDS encoding acyl carrier protein; the encoded protein is MSDIAERVKKIVIDHLGVDAEKVSEGASFIDDLGADSLDTVELVMAFEEEFGVEIPDDAADSILTVGDAVKFIEKAQA